Part of the Arachis hypogaea cultivar Tifrunner chromosome 6, arahy.Tifrunner.gnm2.J5K5, whole genome shotgun sequence genome, tgaaaaagagcttcttgctattgtttttgctctgaataaattccgagcctatttacttggtgctaaggtagtagtgtattcagaccacgcagctctaaagtatttattagctaaaaaggaatccaaaccaaggcttatacgttggatactgctactacaagaatttgatttagaaataaaagataggagtggtaaccggaatctagtggcagaccacttgagtcgccttgagcacattaaagattactccactcctatagctgataattttccatttgataacctacaagcagtatctgaggtagtcccttggtatgcacctatcgCTAATTATccagttagccgcacttttcctccaaactttactaagcaccaaagagacaagctgaaaagcgagtctaaatattatatatgggatgacccatatttatggagatgtggtgctgaccaggtagttagaaggtgtgtgcctcaatcagaattccagtccattttagaggcctgtcactcatctgagggtggaggacattttggccctcaaagaacagttagaaaaatcttagactgtggattctggtggcctactctttttaaagacgctgctgaattttgtaaatcttgtcccccatgccaaaggtttggtaatatatcccagagggatgaaatgcctcaacaaattatgcttttctgtgaaattttttatgtttggggcattgacttcatgggtccatttccaaattctaatggccatctttatatactgttagctgtagattatgtttctaaatgggtggaagcaattcctacccgtactgatgatgctaacactgttgttttctttgttagaaaccacattatttgtcgctttggatcaccacgagcaatcgtgagcgatcaaggcacccatttttgtaacaggagactaacaggattactgaagaagcatgggatcattcataaagtagcaacagcctaccatcctcagactaatgggcaagccgaggtgtctaacagagagataaagtgcatattgcagaagatagtcaaacctcatagaagagactggagcaccaggctacaagatgtactctgggcatacagaacagcatacaagacacccattgggatgagtccttttcacttagtctatggaaaggcctgtcatcttCCATTTGAAGTggagcacaaagctttttgggcagtaaaggagtgcaaaatgggatttgagaaagccggagccgaaaggaagttgcaactgcaggaattggagagccttcgcctagaagcttatgagaactcaaggctgtacaaggagaaaatgaaagttGTACATGATCAACACCTCAAGAGGAAAGATGACAGGCAAGCtgcgatcaaggtgggaaggtccatatagagtcgagaaggctgagccgtacggagtttttcacctaaattacccttcaagctctgaactcatcaaggccaatggacatcgtttgaagctctaccatggtgagaaggtgacaaaaaaaaaggagttagatatcttcctcttggaggatccactagCAAATGAAAAGTCCatcttaaggacgttaaagcaaagtgctaggtgggagacaaccaaccacggtatgatcgttcttcttcttctccttatcTTCCCTTATCTATAACTCTTCTCCGTACTACTGCCTATATCTTGCAcctcatctgcatactgcatttgcataaaaaaaattaaaaaaaaagagagagaaatcgCACGCGACGTgccagcgtcgccgacgcgtccgcgtcgcataaGCAGTGGAAATAAAGTAAATTGGACAAAGAGTTGTGCAGGAatatggctggaggcgtgcctttggcacaatttgatccatgcgaccgcgtggatgacgcaacCGTGTCATTTGTAATTTGGCCTCCCCACACGTCCGTGTcaaccacgcaaacgcgtggcccTGCAATTCGACGTAACAAGGGTGAATGGCCGAGAGTTGAGCTGGACTTGGGCTGCACTTGTGCTAGTCGCACAAGTCCtgccacgcgaatgcgtgcctacACGTCCGCGCCGTTATCACCATCTggccatccatgcgatcgcgtcaaccacgcgatcacgtcacttCAAATTCTGGCAAAACACAATTTAAAcaaagagttgtgcgagcgcgaagcTGCCCTCGTGCCACTAGCGCAAATcacgtcacgcatccgcgtgaccgacgcgtccgcgtcacctcacTTAAGGCCTTTCCACGCGACggcatgccccacgcgtccgcaccGTTTGCACCGCCCAACTCATTCAAATCTGCCAGCCTGTTTTATCTTTTCCTTCCCCTccattcttatttctttcttcccttttccttcttcctcccctctttctctcttctaccacctctcttccaccaccattatcaaggtttttcttctctcttcttctctccttactttttcattcttctttttcttatcatgttttctttttctttttcttctactttctctaaccatgttttcttttccttttcctatTCCtcctattggtgttggaattttatttgggtcattatttttacATGTTGCTTATGAATTGTTTGGGATTTgtttaaacaattatatatttttttatagggttacttgcatgttctaattgatattttccataccttatttaatatgcatgctatgtgtttgtgaaaacgcccatatggcattttgcactatttttggatttcttttaaatctactactctaaatgcctgcttttcacaaaaccccttttctattttattacttgaatataattgtttttacaaacatattattaatttgagagacttggtaatctaatttggacattgaatgcttaatCTATACTACTCGTGCCCTTTGTTGGCataccaataaacaccttgcattcaattttcctcatatgcacttgctatgtttccattgttgatttgccacatgtagtcatgaccatgtgttcacatcattatccataactgtgcattgattaccacctttcctattcttttccttgctataacccttgAATGCTAATGTCTTTCCACGTTTTCTTTCAGGatagtggtgcacaaaattgtgatcatcaatggcgccatcaacatggtacgctcaattacaatctcaactctttatcacaacttcgcacaactaaccagcaagtgcactgggtcgtccaagtaataaaccttacgcgagtaagggtcgatcccacggagattattggtatgaagcaagctatggtcatcttgtaaatctcagtcaggcggattcaaatggttatggaggattgataactaaaagatgaataaaacataaaataaagatagagatacttatgtaattcattggtgagaatttcagataagagtgtggagatgctttgtcccttccgtctctcagctttcctactgtcttcatccaatccttcttactcctttccatggcaagctgtatgttgggcatcactgttgtcaatggctacagtcccgtcctctcagtgaaaatgttcaacgcgctctgtcacagcacggctattcatctgtcggttctcgatcatgtcggaatagaatccagtgattattttgcgtctgtcactaacgccccacaatctccagtttgaagctcgtcacagtcattcaatccttgaatcctactcagaataccacagacaaggtttagaacttccgaattctcaagaatggccgccaatggattctagcttataccacgaagattctgattaaggaatccaagagatatccactcaatctaaggtagaatggaggtggttgtcaggcacacgttcataggtgagaatgatgatgagtgtcacggatcatcacattcatcaagttgaggaacaagtgatatcttagaacaagaataagctgaattgaatagaagaacaatagtaattgcattaatactcgaggtacagcagagctccacaccttaatctatggtgtgtagaaactccaccgttgaaaatacataagaacaaggtctaggcatgaccgtgaggccagccccatgatctaagatagcataagcctactcgaagatagctaccccgatgaaaatacaatagtaaaaggtcctatttatagagaactagtagcttaggatttacaaaaatgagtaaatgacgtaaaaatccacttccgggcccacttgatgtgtgcttggactgagcattgaagctttcatgtgtagagacttttcttggagttaaacgctagcttttgtgccattttgggcgtttaactcccacttctgtgccagttccggcgttaaacaccgggcagtcttgagctgatttggaacgccggtttgggccatcaaatctccgacaaagtatggactattatatattgctggaaagcccaggatgtctactttccaacgcaattgagagcgcaccaattaggcttctgtagctccagaaaatccacttcgagtaaagggaggtcagaatctagcaGCATCTGCAGcactttttcagcctctgaatcaaatttttgctcaggtccctcaattttagccagaaaatacctgaaatcacaaaaaaacacacaaaatcatagtaaagtccagaaaagtgaattttaaataaaaactaataaaaatataataaaaactaactaaaacatactaaaaacatactaaaaacaatgccaaaaagcgtatgaattatccgctcatcacaacaccaaacttaaattgttgcttgtccccaagcaactgaaaatcaaataggataaaaagaagagaatatacaatgcattcaaaaaacatctatgaagatcagtattaattagatgagtgggacttttagctttttgcctctgaacagttctggcatctcactttatcctttgaagttcagaatgattggcttctataggaactcagaatccggatagtgttattgattctcctagttaagtatgatgattcttgaacacagctactttatgagtcttggtcgtggcccaaagcactctgttttccagtattaccaccagatacatccatgctacagacacataaatgggtgaaccttttcagattgtgactcagctttgctagagtccccaattagaggtgtccagggttcttaagcacactccttttgctttggatcacgactttaaccgctcagtctcaagttttcacttaacaccttcacgccacaagcacatggttagggacagcttggtttagccgcttaggccaggatgttattcctgtaggcccttctatccactgatgctcaaagccttggatcctttttattacccttgccttttggtttaaaggggctattggctttttctgcttacttctccttttttttttgaattcactgctttttcttgcttcaagaatcatttttatgatttttcagatcctcagtaacatgtctcctttttcatcattctttcaagagccaacaattttaacattcatgaacaacaaattcaaaagacatatgcactgttcaagcatacattcagaaaataaaagtattgccaccacatcaaaataattaatctgttataaaatttgaaattcatgcaattcttctctttttcaattaagaacatttttcattttaaaaaggtgatggattcataggacattcataactttaaggcatagacactaagacactaatgatcatgtaataagacacaaacatagataaacataagcataaaaatttgaaaaacagaaaattaaagaacaaggagattaaagaacgggtccaccttagtgatggcggcttgttcttcctcttgaagatcttatggagtgcttgagctcctcaatgtctcttccttgcctttgttgctcctctctcatgattctttgatcttctctaattttatggagaaggatggaatgttcttggtgctccacccttaattgtcccatgttggaactcaattctcctagggaggtgttaatttgctcccaatagttttgtggaggaaagtgcatcccttgaggcatctcagggatttcatgatgaggaatctcctcatttccatgagtgggatctcttctttgctccatcctcttcttagtgatgggcttgtcctcatcaatgaggatgtcaccctctatgttaattccaactgaattacagaggtgacaaatgagatgagggaaggctaaacttgccaaggtagaggacttgtccgccaccttataaagatCTTAgaatataacctcatgaacttctacttcttctccactCATGATGCAtattacaagaaaaacacccattcaggtacacttgaaaagtgtagctaaaagtgaaaaaaatgatgccttaggctacggctacgctttttgggctatggctacgctttttggggtgattcctattcagcCGTTGCCTTTTCTCAAAGGCTacacttttctgcaccaagggctacgcttttggcgtttgggaataggctacgtttttcaagtgatgctgtccaggaccaacgactacgcttttcagctttcattttttcagaataggctacgcttttcaacgctactgcatcacttgtaaagcgtagccacattgtataccatagctactttttataagtgttGCCTTAGatccctcttctttttttttatactatagctactatatataagtgtagccttagattCCTCgttgtttttttctttgttttctatatatatatatatatatatatatatatatatatatatatatatatatatatatatatattctaataacttttttttctaaaacctaatatttagtaatatgattatatatataatcctattttttaattaaattagtcaaaaattataaaataaaaataaatacataataataccatacaatattctttaaataataaaaattatcctttaacaaaatatatttgtaatgaactaaaaatattgggatgatcataaatgagtattcatacatctcacactaaattaaacataCCCATATCAAAATATACATTAGATCACTTAGAATTTATTACTACTAAActataaaaaaccaaaatattgtATCCTACacaagtatcttctaataaaagttattaatcttctgatagaagagaaaaaaaacaaaTTGATGTCAAATAGAGCACCTAACATCTGCGACTGAATTGAACATATATTGAAACAAATTCTTGATGAAGACCGGGCGAGCAGAGAGCAGAGCAGCATTGGCGGTGTTCCCAGTTCCAAATGGAGACTCGATCTAAATCATCGGCGGTTACCATTCATGGAATGCATCAGATGCAACTGGATCTTAATGCTCAATCTGCAGCAAATCAACAATTCATCATCATAATAAATAACTTCAAACAAATTCACTACCAAATCgagaatcaaataaacatgctaaTTGTGTACATTCCAAAAATAATGTAGAAGCCATGTCACACCCCTAATTATTGCCTGCATTCATATTACACTACATATATTACTTTTGCAACTCAATCAAACTCAGTTCATTAATAGAGAACTATGATCGGAATCTTAAATTGGaatgaacaaaataaaaatggaCATATCAAAGCTGCATCTTCTGGTGCATAGCTTTGGTTATAGCTCTCTTCATTTcccttcaaataaaatatcattcAATTGAGTAAGTCATTTTCTGGAAATACTAATTGCAAGTCTTCATTGTCTCTATTAACTTGAACTAGAACTGCAGCCTTGTACACAAACATCCCAAATATGACCGGCACAAGTTAAAATGAATGATATATATTAATGCAAATGAAAGGGACATGCTACAACCCTTTATCAACAACTCCAATGAATCTTCTAGGTCCTCACTTCTTATACCAATCCTTTTTCATGAGAACTTGTTCATCAAAATAAGGGATGATCAAAATAGGCCCCTTAGTAATTATGAAATTGTAAACAAGTTTGAGTTTTACTTCTTGGGCTTCTTTTTTCTAAATATCTGAGCAACAGATTCAGTAGAAAGGTTATCTACATGTtgatacaatagtcaaaggtacAAAAAATTGCATTGCAGATTATATCAGTTTAATTAAATACCATAACAATCATTGGAAAAATAAAGCTGCTATTTTCTTCTCATCCACATAGAGAAGCACCTACTTGAAAAGAAATCACATTCGctatagaaaattaaataaatgcaAATCAAACCTGAAAATGACTCCAATCTCATAACTCACAGCAGCCTCCACATCATAAAGCAACAATAAAAATCATTGGGAGATTCAAAGTTACAATAAATCCTGCCACAAAGTATACTAGTAAAAAGGTTTCCTTTTAGTCACAATTTAATATACCCTTCCCAATTCCCAAAAGATGCCCTTCCTATAAGAAATATACTAGCAAATTCAAAGTTAAAAAGTTACTCAATAATCCCTGAAGACAACTCTAAAATTGGAACTAGAACTCCAACTCTGTTTGGCACGAAGGAATCAACTTGCTTTACTTGTAATCAAGCATTTCTTATAGCTGTCTTGTgcaaaaaagttaaattaaaataaggTAGGTACATAGCTTAAACCAGTAGCTATGACAATGCAACTAAAAGAAAGAGTAATGCTAATTTCAGCTCTGGGTTGTAAACCAGTTTTTTCTTCATTTGTTCAGATTCTTTAACTGTGGTAGTGTTTAGCTTTATTCCAAGTTCAGCTGCAGTTGTCACAATCTCCATGGGAAACAATAACCTGTTTATAGATCAGTCAACTACAAAACTTCATTTAATATCAGCTCAAACCTTGACAATTATTTCCATCATAAGGTACAAAATTCTTCTTGcttattttcatacaaaaataaaaatagcaataATAATCATCATTATCATGCAGGAAAAAAGTTGATAGCATTATTTGGTAAGCTTCTCCCTTGGAGTTCATGGGCTTGATACCTTAAACCATATTAAATCTGTAGCCCCACCATGCTTGATCAGGTTAGGAGAAGCTATGAATACATTTTAGTCTATTGACAATCCCTCAATCTCACAAACTTTGATCTTCTACATGTAAAACACTAATATGTATTATGCAAGTCACTTAAGAAGAATAAACCACGGAATCAAAAAGAAACTATTTCCTAAGTGTGCATTATTTGACTGCCTATGCAATTGGGTaggaaaaaaaatcatatatatttttaatatatttcaaGAGTCCATACAGTTGAACCAATTAAATGCTAACTAAGCCATGCATATCCAAAgaattcaacgcccatttgcatgCAGGTATAGCATATATAGATAAAGGTACAAAATGAAGTACCCTTTAACTTAATCCAAATGGAAGCTTGCATTTTGCATCACAGTTAGTCTGTAATGGTAAAGTTTAGTACTTGCCGTCCAAACATGAATATAAAGATGAAGAGAAGCTCTTGAGTTACCCTGAAATACCACTTGAAGAGAAGCTCTTTAGCAGAAGCTACACTTACTAATAGTTTCTCCTCTTTTCCGATTAAATGTCACTGAGAGAAAATGAAAGTCTGCTGCTCGGCATTGATCATGCAGTATAATGCTAAAACCCCCAATTCCTATCAGTGGTATATCCAGTAGCTAACACCCCCAAATAAAAACCCTAAATCGGAATCCCAAACCTCTCAAATTTCACAGAACCATAAAATCAGAACCACAGGAAACCATCAAATAAAACCAAAGTCAATTCATGACAAATTGAATAAAGAACAAAATTAGAATTCAACACTAATAATAACAAGCAGCGGTCAAATGCGATTCTGCACGAGAAAGCTTCTAACACAGACAGCACGGCAGAAATTGAACCAGACATAGAAAAACCCTAATTAAATATGAAATTGTGATATAGAATCCTAATTAAATTTAACCCTAATTGCAGAGTATagcataaattttttttcaattggcaATTTTACTATGGTGGTACAGGGTGATCAGCAGAGCATATAAAAGTGCCGTTAAACATCTCACTTACCTTATCATGTGAAAGAAGTTCAAATGAAGGACCAAAATAGCACTCACAGAGATCTTCCACTACTTGTACAGTAAAATGGACTTCAAGTGACAAACTGACAACTGATTAATCAAAACAGATATACGTGaaagagaataaaagaaagatTATAACTGAGGGCTAAAAATATTATGAAGCAGGCAGTGAAATTAAACAGCCTTCCTTGCAGAAATTGGACCTGAGTGGCTAACATTACACTGGGGGCCTTCTTCAAAAGGAAGATTGAGCCCAGCTGCAACAACTTGAGCTATGTGTTTTGTTCTTGATAATGGGGATTAGGAACCCTAATAACCTAATCACACTCAGCAGAAATTGAAAATCTCAGGAAATCAACTGAAAGCACAAAATAACATGCAACACCAAAATAAGTCAACAAATGGATGTCGAGAAAGGACACAGGCACACAACACAGTAGAAATTAGAACTATATGAACTTCTAAATTTACTAGCAAACATGTTGATTAGCAAAATCTCACAGCACTGAATACAAGTAGGACCGGCAATTTACTGCACTGAACACAAGTAgcaaaatctccaccaatgcacATAACACATAGTTCAAGAATACATCAAGTTACACAAGTAAATTGaagcaaaagttttaaaaaattgaagACAAATTAAGGAATAAAACTTCATAAATTAGTGCATCAATCAGAAACTTTTTCACCTCCAAATTTTGAGAAATACAGTGCTGCTTACCTCTGGAATGGGCTGTCGGATTACATATTCCATGGCAACACCAATTAAAATCCTCCAAGTGATCTTGCACTACATATTGAAGACTAATAATAAGAATTGAAAGTATTTCAAAACTCAAATGCCCCTGCACTGTTTTGGATTCCATTAATACAAATTACATAACAAGAACAGGAACTCTATAGCACAAATTCAATCGTACACAATAGAGGAACAAAAAAGCTTTGCCCCTAATGCAATAATAAAACCAGAGAGAATACAGAGCAAAGCATCCATTCAATTCACGAAACTATGAAGTTAGAATTCACATTCTCTGAGAAACTCACCTTCGATGAAAAGAGAATCGTGAAGTCTACGACACGAAGTCCACGAACAGTAAAGCCTCCTATTCCTACTACAGTCCACGAGTTCACCTGCGCCACAACACATCATCACCCAAATTATTGTACCAAATCccaaattaaaaaccctaaaatcggaACCCTAAAATCGGAAATTCAATACATACCTTCTCGATGATGGTGAGCGCAGAGAGGACGATGCCGAGCGCAGAGACGACGATGGGGAGCATGCAGCGACGATCAATGCAGAAGGGCGTATAGAAGCGATGGTGAGTGGCAAGTGGTGAATGCTGAGTGGTGAATGGTGAGCGGAGAATAGGAGCGACGGTGAGTGGCGACGGAGAGTGGCGAAAGTGATGAGCTGAGTGGGGGGCGAAGGTGATGAGCTGAGTGGCGAAGTGCGATATGATGATCAGGGTGATGAGCTGAGTGTCGCACTTTCGCGAACGAAGTGTTTTGGAGAAaaggaaaattgaaaaagagacaaaaaaattTCACTGAGGTTTCTTCTTTGAcggtgagagggtttctgaaaGCTACTAAGTGTGAGTTTTGAAGGGACAAAAATTTACCAAGTGTTAAGCTTTTGGTTTTAGATATATTAGGCATTATTTTTAAAGTGTATCCAAAATAAATAGACTATCCTTTAAAAATGTTCTCTTTGATACAAAAAGTGAATCCATAGATATTAacatacggctacgctttataagtgatttctataatacctaaggctacactttttaaatgatgccagaattgtgtttccttttctcttataaaaaggcaacactgagaaaagcgtagcctattctatgaataggctacgcttttcaaatatagcttaaaaaaagtgtggctgaatgggtatttttcttgtagcatgatagcccggtctatagtaacttcggaccggttgctagtgggaatgattgagcgttggataaactccaaccattccctagccacgggcttaaggtcatgccttctcagttgaaccggcttccctctt contains:
- the LOC140173440 gene encoding uncharacterized protein isoform X4; this translates as MLPIVVSALGIVLSALTIIEKVNSWTVVGIGGFTVRGLRVVDFTILFSSKCKITWRILIGVAMEYVIRQPIPEVIRVPNPHYQEQNT
- the LOC140173440 gene encoding uncharacterized protein isoform X1: MLPIVVSALGIVLSALTIIEKVNSWTVVGIGGFTVRGLRVVDFTILFSSKGHLSFEILSILIISLQYVVQDHLEDFNWCCHGICNPTAHSRVDFLRFSISAECD
- the LOC140173440 gene encoding uncharacterized protein isoform X3, coding for MLPIVVSALGIVLSALTIIEKVNSWTVVGIGGFTVRGLRVVDFTILFSSKGHLSFEILSILIISLQYVVQDHLEDFNWCCHGICNPTAHSRD
- the LOC140173440 gene encoding uncharacterized protein isoform X6, which codes for MLPIVVSALGIVLSALTIIEKVNSWTVVGIGGFTVRGLRVVDFTILFSSKCKITWRILIGVAMEYVIRQPIPEIEH
- the LOC140173440 gene encoding uncharacterized protein isoform X2, whose protein sequence is MLPIVVSALGIVLSALTIIEKVNSWTVVGIGGFTVRGLRVVDFTILFSSKGHLSFEILSILIISLQYVVQDHLEDFNWCCHGICNPTAHSRGY
- the LOC140173440 gene encoding uncharacterized protein isoform X5 — its product is MLPIVVSALGIVLSALTIIEKVNSWTVVGIGGFTVRGLRVVDFTILFSSKCKITWRILIGVAMEYVIRQPIPELIS